From a single Nostoc edaphicum CCNP1411 genomic region:
- a CDS encoding serine/threonine-protein kinase, which yields MTITLLNNRYQIIQVIGAGGFGETFLAEDVHMPSRRRCVIKQLKPITNNDPQTYQLIQQRFEREAATLEYLGESSHQIPKLYAYFSENGQFYLVQEWIHGQTLTKIIEAKGFETETAVREILLSLLWVLDYVHSKGIIHRDIKPDNIILRSGDGKPVLIDFGAVKETIRSVVNSPGQPTRSLVIGTPGYMPSEQAVGRPVYATDIYSLGLTAIYLLTGKHPQELITDLKTGEILWQQHVPNVSSQLAEVLNQAIKPHAGDRYSTASKMLHALQSGNNIPPELAANTPTVSFSPPAASTQQTQALYSPQKNSVIPGYSTPGNWQKPAVIVGTLLVGSLLGAVAISNMTRQQQPETTIATSPTRSPESLPTDPASPEPSVSSQTSPVPVVPASPSRQPVIPDPLPIFNPPVVSKPQPEKEPVTSDTPAAEVRSTPQPEPENITPPTPEAPSQPQKNDESPSKLAATNSSQSVPAFPTGTSRSTVEATLGKPNQDLRGAWGKTRAVVYKLVPNKIDLGYLFDRNSKVLRQTEVSFAQSVDPQLMEATLNGMLSGQATEEIKQGLKKVQKRQSDNFSFQNGSVKGQIIRQQCDFIYISIWDADLHDFVNPSTGKRC from the coding sequence ATGACAATAACCCTGCTGAACAATCGCTATCAAATTATCCAGGTAATCGGCGCTGGTGGGTTTGGCGAAACCTTTCTAGCAGAAGATGTCCACATGCCTTCTCGCCGTCGCTGCGTGATTAAGCAACTAAAACCAATAACCAATAATGACCCGCAAACCTACCAACTGATCCAACAGCGATTTGAACGGGAAGCAGCAACCTTGGAGTATTTGGGTGAAAGTAGTCACCAAATTCCGAAACTCTACGCCTACTTTTCTGAAAACGGGCAATTTTACCTTGTCCAAGAATGGATTCACGGTCAAACCCTGACAAAAATTATCGAAGCCAAAGGATTTGAGACTGAAACTGCTGTTCGGGAAATTCTCTTGAGTCTGCTTTGGGTCTTAGATTATGTTCACAGCAAAGGCATTATTCACCGGGATATCAAGCCAGATAATATTATTCTCCGTTCTGGGGATGGTAAGCCAGTTTTGATTGATTTTGGTGCAGTTAAAGAAACAATCCGTTCAGTGGTGAATTCTCCAGGACAGCCGACGCGATCGCTTGTCATTGGTACGCCTGGATATATGCCTAGCGAACAAGCCGTTGGCCGCCCAGTTTACGCCACTGATATTTACAGCTTAGGCTTAACGGCGATTTATCTACTGACTGGCAAACATCCACAAGAACTAATAACCGATCTGAAAACTGGGGAAATACTTTGGCAGCAACACGTCCCTAATGTCTCTTCCCAATTGGCGGAGGTACTCAATCAGGCAATTAAGCCTCATGCTGGCGATCGCTACAGCACTGCCAGTAAAATGCTACATGCCTTGCAATCTGGTAATAATATACCTCCTGAGTTAGCTGCAAATACTCCCACAGTCAGTTTTTCTCCCCCTGCTGCATCGACTCAACAAACCCAGGCATTGTATTCCCCACAAAAAAATTCTGTGATTCCAGGGTATTCCACTCCTGGAAACTGGCAAAAACCTGCTGTGATTGTTGGTACTTTGCTGGTAGGTAGCTTGCTTGGTGCAGTCGCCATTTCTAATATGACTCGTCAGCAACAACCAGAAACAACTATTGCGACAAGTCCCACGCGATCGCCAGAATCTTTGCCTACCGATCCTGCATCTCCCGAACCGTCTGTTTCTTCCCAAACTTCTCCAGTTCCAGTTGTACCCGCTTCACCATCACGACAGCCAGTAATTCCCGATCCTTTGCCAATCTTTAATCCCCCAGTTGTATCTAAACCACAGCCAGAAAAAGAGCCTGTAACATCAGATACACCAGCAGCAGAAGTGCGTTCTACACCACAGCCAGAACCAGAGAATATTACACCTCCCACACCAGAAGCACCTTCGCAACCACAGAAGAATGATGAGTCACCGAGTAAATTAGCTGCCACTAACAGCAGCCAAAGTGTTCCCGCATTTCCTACAGGTACATCAAGAAGCACGGTAGAAGCTACCCTCGGCAAACCAAATCAAGATTTAAGAGGCGCATGGGGCAAGACTCGTGCCGTTGTTTACAAACTAGTGCCAAACAAAATTGACCTTGGCTACCTATTTGATCGTAATTCTAAAGTGCTGCGTCAAACTGAGGTATCTTTTGCCCAATCGGTAGATCCACAGCTAATGGAGGCTACCTTGAATGGAATGTTAAGTGGGCAAGCCACTGAAGAAATTAAGCAGGGACTCAAAAAGGTACAAAAGCGCCAGTCTGATAATTTTAGTTTTCAGAATGGCTCAGTTAAAGGTCAGATAATCCGCCAACAATGTGATTTTATTTACATCAGCATTTGGGATGCAGATTTACATGATTTTGTGAATCCATCTACAGGTAAAAGATGTTAA
- a CDS encoding alpha-amylase family glycosyl hydrolase, with product MVKTPPSQFSPDQYKVDSAQEKVEAIIESPPSETEIDLEFLYTRDIEFRQETIYFLVVDRFYDGDPDNSEGVNSELYDPNRQDWGKYWGGDLQGVIDKLDYLKNMGVTAIWLTPLFEQVEELFISNAAMHGYWTKDFKRINPRYIADGENPSLNATQEEKNTTFDRLIAELHKRNMKLVLDIVCNHSSPDTSGSKGELYDDGVKIADFNDDVNHWYHHYGEVQNWEDDWQVQNCELAGLATFNENNTEYREYIKSAIKQWLDRGVDALRVDTVKHMPIWFWQEFTGEMTNHKPDVFIFGEWIYSNPSDDRSVEFVNHSGMTLLDFGLCVAIRAALGQGSEMGFQTIQYIFDQDYRYNGATELITFIDNHDMSRFQSLNPDPAMLKVAIALIMTCRGIPCIYYGTEQYLHDDTDGGNDPYNRPMMENWDTESEIYRCIRLLSGLRRLNPAVSMGSHWQKYLTPDIYCYVRRYRDSLCFVALNRGGEVTLPEVETELPDGEHTCVVTRNKYEVKDGKIYNLVLEERGVLVFSHVGERIKAQTIVRVQLNGVDTQPGEIIVVTGDCPELGNWDISKAYPLEYINSNTWSAEIPFDESAGKLIAYKYAMWREGRSPLRENLVNRRWVIAKEGTVKWRDTWASGRES from the coding sequence ATGGTAAAAACCCCTCCATCCCAGTTTTCACCAGATCAATATAAAGTTGATTCTGCACAAGAAAAAGTAGAAGCTATCATAGAAAGCCCACCCTCAGAAACTGAGATTGACTTAGAGTTTCTTTACACCAGAGATATTGAATTTCGTCAGGAAACTATTTACTTTCTTGTGGTAGATCGCTTTTATGATGGCGATCCAGATAACAGCGAAGGTGTAAACTCAGAACTGTATGATCCAAATAGACAAGATTGGGGTAAGTACTGGGGTGGCGACTTGCAAGGTGTCATCGACAAATTAGACTATCTTAAAAACATGGGAGTGACAGCCATTTGGCTGACTCCACTATTTGAGCAAGTAGAAGAATTATTTATTAGCAATGCCGCGATGCATGGCTATTGGACAAAAGATTTTAAACGGATCAATCCTCGCTACATTGCCGATGGAGAGAATCCTTCTTTAAATGCTACCCAAGAAGAAAAAAATACGACCTTTGATCGGTTAATTGCAGAACTGCACAAGCGGAATATGAAGCTGGTGCTAGATATTGTCTGCAACCATAGCAGCCCTGATACCAGCGGTAGCAAAGGGGAATTATATGATGATGGTGTGAAAATTGCTGACTTCAATGATGATGTCAATCATTGGTATCACCACTATGGTGAAGTGCAAAACTGGGAAGACGATTGGCAAGTGCAGAATTGTGAACTAGCTGGTCTAGCAACCTTTAATGAAAACAATACAGAATATCGGGAGTATATTAAGTCAGCTATTAAACAATGGCTAGACAGAGGTGTAGATGCACTGCGGGTTGATACTGTCAAGCACATGCCGATCTGGTTTTGGCAAGAATTCACTGGCGAGATGACGAATCACAAACCAGATGTATTTATTTTTGGTGAATGGATTTACAGTAATCCTAGTGACGATCGCTCCGTAGAATTTGTTAACCACTCAGGTATGACACTTCTAGACTTTGGACTGTGTGTAGCAATTCGAGCCGCACTAGGGCAAGGTTCAGAAATGGGATTCCAAACAATTCAATACATTTTTGATCAGGATTATCGTTACAACGGGGCAACAGAGTTAATCACTTTCATCGATAACCATGATATGTCCCGCTTCCAATCGCTGAATCCTGATCCAGCGATGTTGAAAGTAGCGATCGCCTTAATCATGACATGTCGCGGTATTCCCTGCATTTACTACGGTACAGAACAGTATTTGCATGACGACACCGATGGCGGTAACGACCCGTATAACCGCCCGATGATGGAAAATTGGGATACTGAGAGTGAGATTTATCGTTGCATCAGGTTGCTATCTGGCTTACGGCGACTGAATCCTGCTGTATCAATGGGTAGCCACTGGCAAAAATACTTAACACCTGATATTTACTGTTATGTACGCCGCTATCGTGACTCTCTGTGTTTTGTAGCTTTAAACCGGGGAGGAGAAGTTACTCTCCCAGAAGTAGAAACAGAATTACCTGATGGGGAACATACTTGCGTGGTGACTCGCAACAAGTATGAAGTGAAAGACGGCAAGATTTATAACCTGGTACTAGAGGAACGGGGAGTGCTTGTTTTCAGCCACGTTGGCGAACGGATTAAAGCACAGACAATTGTCCGCGTCCAACTCAATGGCGTAGATACCCAACCCGGTGAAATCATTGTGGTGACAGGAGATTGCCCAGAGTTGGGTAACTGGGATATCAGCAAAGCATATCCTTTAGAGTACATCAACTCGAACACCTGGTCTGCCGAGATTCC